One Paenibacillus sp. FSL W8-0186 genomic window carries:
- a CDS encoding LacI family DNA-binding transcriptional regulator — MIKTISDIAAIAGVAKSTVSRYLNGGSVSQATRQRIEQVIKEHHYVPNTFAQSLKARRTNIIGTVVPRLDSFATSQTLMGIDEELRSANFQMLISNTSQDMEREIEAIYDFARQKVSGIILLAAQVNEEHLKAAEEINIPILLVGQEHSQLYSLIHDDFHAGYKIGRHVLEMGHRQIAYLGVTEKDISVGIRRKEGFKKSLEGTECSVSYYETGFRMTDAMAAASQILDESTPSIIVCATDNIALGVMKAAYLRQIVIPSDLSVTGFGGYDITEIIHPTLTTVRYFYKEAGQAAARNIIKLVRDEEMDQVTMLDTELLERESVDKR, encoded by the coding sequence ATGATTAAAACAATTTCAGATATTGCCGCAATTGCAGGCGTGGCCAAAAGCACAGTATCCCGTTACTTAAATGGAGGTTCAGTCAGCCAAGCAACGCGGCAGCGTATCGAACAAGTCATTAAAGAGCATCATTATGTTCCGAATACATTTGCTCAAAGCTTGAAAGCGAGAAGAACGAATATCATTGGCACCGTAGTGCCCCGTCTCGATTCTTTTGCTACTTCCCAAACGCTGATGGGGATTGACGAAGAGTTGCGCAGCGCCAATTTTCAAATGCTGATCTCAAATACGAGTCAGGATATGGAACGGGAAATCGAAGCGATCTACGATTTTGCCCGGCAGAAGGTTTCGGGGATCATTTTGCTGGCCGCCCAAGTGAATGAGGAGCATCTAAAAGCGGCAGAAGAGATCAATATTCCGATATTGTTAGTAGGACAGGAGCATTCTCAGCTGTATAGCCTGATCCACGATGACTTTCACGCGGGTTACAAAATAGGACGTCATGTACTGGAAATGGGTCACCGGCAAATTGCCTATCTTGGAGTAACGGAGAAGGATATTTCTGTGGGCATCCGGAGAAAAGAGGGCTTTAAAAAGAGCCTGGAAGGTACGGAGTGCTCGGTCTCCTATTATGAAACAGGCTTTAGAATGACGGATGCGATGGCAGCGGCATCGCAGATTCTGGATGAAAGCACGCCTTCCATCATCGTATGCGCCACGGATAACATTGCGCTCGGGGTCATGAAAGCCGCATATCTCCGGCAAATCGTCATCCCTTCGGACCTGTCGGTGACAGGCTTTGGAGGATATGACATAACGGAAATTATCCATCCTACGCTGACTACGGTACGATATTTTTACAAAGAAGCAGGACAAGCTGCAGCGCGCAATATTATCAAGCTCGTGAGGGATGAGGAAATGGATCAAGTTACCATGCTGGATACCGAGCTTCTTGAGCGAGAAAGCGTTGACAAACGGTAA
- a CDS encoding DUF421 domain-containing protein, whose product MDFFHGKEALTAMEWILRGSVSFAFLLIIAKFMGQRSISQLRLLDFIVALTLGNIIAHPLSDQKIGLQGSFITTATLTILYIAGTWLSLKWPRFNRFLHPEPITLIQNGQIQFHHLAKARISADFLFSELRKEKVEDIQKVSLALWEPGGIVSVFMDTPYQPVTPADLDLKTQPFVITRPIIVDGQIEMALLQEMGKDLDWLEEQIAGASADIPDVMLATISDNAVVQVMKKHAK is encoded by the coding sequence TTGGATTTTTTTCACGGCAAGGAAGCGTTGACGGCCATGGAATGGATTTTGAGAGGGAGTGTCAGCTTTGCTTTCCTGCTCATCATCGCTAAGTTCATGGGTCAGCGCTCGATATCCCAATTGAGACTGTTAGATTTCATTGTCGCTTTAACCCTTGGTAATATTATTGCCCACCCGCTGTCCGACCAGAAAATCGGATTACAGGGGTCTTTTATTACTACGGCTACGCTGACCATACTATATATTGCCGGGACCTGGCTAAGCTTGAAATGGCCCCGGTTCAACCGGTTTCTGCATCCGGAGCCGATCACGCTCATTCAAAACGGACAAATTCAATTCCATCATTTAGCGAAAGCCAGAATTTCTGCGGATTTCTTATTCTCGGAGCTGCGCAAAGAAAAAGTTGAGGATATTCAAAAGGTATCCCTTGCACTATGGGAGCCTGGGGGAATTGTTTCCGTGTTTATGGATACCCCTTACCAGCCGGTTACTCCAGCAGATCTGGACTTGAAGACGCAGCCGTTCGTTATTACAAGACCGATTATCGTGGACGGCCAAATCGAAATGGCGCTGCTGCAGGAAATGGGTAAAGACCTCGATTGGCTTGAGGAGCAAATCGCCGGGGCAAGTGCGGATATTCCCGATGTAATGCTGGCAACCATCAGCGATAATGCGGTCGTACAGGTGATGAAAAAGCATGCAAAATGA
- a CDS encoding alkaline phosphatase family protein, translated as MLKAVIVLFILFLLIAVWSSRRKQKPSPQEKDLLQVKSNAGDSAKKVIFIVIDSLMAEAVDRGLEQKELPAFQFLIERGQYYKDMVSSFPTMSVTIDSSLLTGAYPDRHHVPGLNWYSVRDHKLINYGTGPAEVIKIGVNQVMADALMQLNGSHLNPELPTIYEDLSRAGKKTGSINGLIYRGSAPHTLSLPAWMHGPTSMPESISVKGPDFLSLGSLTNPLEGIEDLPGSIIHRLGINSEFSISTASYLIRENKLPDFLYMYLPDMDQQIHKKGPSDLKSLKDTDHQLQTLLQNFGSLENALEKAIIVIIGDSGMTEILPANENPVVELFPLLQAFNVYRQGEAITDETEIVLAVNETMAYVYNLKAREARDIAEAIRADSRIDIIAWRDGEWICVSNGASKELRFKTGGELTDSYKQSWTIEGEPQALDLKINHERQTLDYERYPDVLQRLYGALHSHDGDFLVVTAKPGYELADQHSPTHKGGGSHGSLGHAESLVPLIISGTEERPENLRIVDLKAFLQKLVTKQ; from the coding sequence ATGTTAAAAGCGGTCATTGTGCTGTTCATTCTTTTCCTGCTGATTGCGGTTTGGTCGTCACGCAGGAAACAGAAACCTTCTCCGCAAGAGAAGGACTTGCTCCAAGTAAAATCCAACGCCGGGGACAGCGCCAAAAAAGTAATTTTCATCGTGATCGACTCCCTGATGGCCGAAGCGGTAGATAGAGGTTTGGAGCAAAAGGAGCTCCCCGCATTTCAGTTCTTGATCGAGCGTGGTCAATATTACAAGGATATGGTCAGTTCTTTCCCCACGATGTCCGTGACGATTGACAGTTCCCTCCTCACGGGAGCCTATCCGGATCGCCATCATGTGCCTGGGCTGAACTGGTACTCCGTTCGAGATCATAAGCTCATCAATTACGGAACCGGGCCGGCGGAAGTCATAAAAATTGGTGTAAACCAGGTGATGGCGGATGCCTTGATGCAGTTGAACGGCAGTCACCTGAACCCCGAGCTGCCAACAATTTATGAAGATTTGTCACGAGCGGGAAAAAAAACAGGCAGCATCAACGGTCTGATCTATCGCGGTTCTGCTCCTCATACGTTATCGCTCCCGGCCTGGATGCATGGACCAACGTCTATGCCTGAATCGATTTCGGTCAAGGGTCCGGACTTTCTGTCATTAGGTTCGCTAACCAACCCGCTGGAAGGGATCGAAGATCTTCCCGGCAGCATAATCCACCGTCTGGGCATTAACAGTGAATTTTCGATCTCCACTGCAAGCTATTTAATCAGGGAAAACAAACTTCCCGACTTTTTGTATATGTACCTGCCCGATATGGATCAGCAGATTCATAAGAAAGGGCCGTCCGATTTGAAGAGCCTCAAGGATACTGACCATCAGCTCCAGACCTTATTGCAAAACTTCGGATCATTGGAAAATGCGCTGGAAAAGGCGATCATCGTCATTATCGGTGATAGCGGTATGACTGAAATCTTGCCTGCGAATGAAAATCCAGTGGTCGAATTATTCCCTTTGCTGCAAGCTTTTAACGTTTACCGCCAGGGGGAAGCCATAACGGATGAGACGGAAATCGTTCTGGCCGTGAATGAGACGATGGCATATGTCTACAACCTGAAGGCTCGGGAGGCCAGAGATATTGCCGAGGCTATCAGGGCCGATTCGCGCATCGATATCATTGCCTGGAGAGATGGAGAATGGATATGTGTCAGTAACGGCGCCTCCAAAGAGCTCCGGTTCAAAACGGGAGGGGAACTGACGGACTCTTATAAGCAATCATGGACGATTGAAGGGGAGCCGCAAGCATTGGATCTAAAAATCAATCACGAGCGGCAAACCTTGGATTATGAGCGGTACCCCGATGTGCTGCAAAGATTATATGGGGCTTTGCATTCGCACGACGGCGACTTCCTGGTTGTCACCGCCAAACCAGGATATGAGCTGGCTGACCAGCATTCGCCAACCCACAAGGGCGGAGGCAGCCACGGTTCTCTTGGCCATGCAGAGTCGCTTGTGCCGTTGATTATCAGCGGCACGGAGGAACGGCCCGAAAATTTGCGGATCGTTGATTTAAAGGCTTTCCTGCAGAAGCTTGTGACAAAGCAGTAG
- a CDS encoding DoxX family membrane protein, with protein sequence MEKIDFFMRESKAGAVFLLLIRCYLGWKWLTAGWMKLTAPQPFDSTGYLQNAVANSKGENPIVQDWWGSILETAVIPQVEIFNFLVPWGEFLVGLALLLGVFTVFAASAGVIMNLCYFLSGSISIIPQMLLCAFFIIYAGSNSGRIGVLYLLNKYRFRTKHTTSANPEQT encoded by the coding sequence ATGGAGAAAATCGATTTTTTTATGAGAGAAAGTAAGGCCGGTGCCGTTTTTCTATTGCTGATACGGTGTTACTTGGGCTGGAAATGGCTTACTGCTGGCTGGATGAAGCTTACCGCTCCACAACCATTTGATAGCACGGGCTATCTACAAAACGCTGTTGCCAACTCCAAAGGAGAGAATCCGATTGTTCAGGATTGGTGGGGAAGCATATTGGAAACTGCTGTTATCCCCCAAGTTGAAATATTTAACTTCCTGGTTCCCTGGGGAGAGTTTTTAGTTGGTTTAGCCTTGTTGCTTGGCGTATTTACTGTTTTTGCTGCATCGGCGGGCGTAATCATGAACCTTTGCTATTTCCTCTCTGGTTCCATTAGCATCATCCCTCAAATGCTTTTATGCGCATTTTTCATTATTTACGCGGGCAGTAACTCAGGGCGAATCGGCGTACTGTATTTGCTCAATAAATATCGGTTTAGAACTAAACACACAACTTCAGCAAACCCGGAACAAACCTGA
- a CDS encoding sucrose-6-phosphate hydrolase has product MTALREEKYRKLEQAVPGELEKLQDLVKNCPWRQTYHIQPPYGLLNDPNGFTFYQGEYHLFYQWFPLGTFHGMKYWYHTKSKDLAHWDNVGIGIEPGDAHDSHGAYSGSGIVKDGKLYLMYTGNTRDEQWNRHPYQNLAIMDSSGMITKLDHPVIDSVPPGYTDHFRDPKVWSSNGEYYCVLGAQRTNGTGCAVMYSSQDLHTWNFKGEISTKLTDFGYMWECPDYFELDGQGVLLFSPQGIEPHGDYYQNIFQSGYIVGQPLDLTTSKLEHGEFQELDRGFDFYAQQTTAAADGRRILVGWMGLPDANYPTDNHGWANCLTLPRELTLQGGKIHQRPVRELEKLRKQGVKGEAILQDETKSFAGFEGMTYELVCEFTNTDAEQFGIEFRAGENEKTVLSYDRNSKKVILDRSLSGYPVAVEYGSVRRCHLDAENIKFQLYVDTSSVEIFVNDGEEVFTSRIFPSRESTQIRFFAQGGTAACRASLWKI; this is encoded by the coding sequence ATGACAGCATTAAGAGAAGAAAAATACAGAAAATTGGAGCAGGCGGTGCCTGGTGAGCTGGAAAAGCTCCAGGACCTGGTTAAGAATTGTCCATGGAGGCAAACTTATCATATTCAGCCCCCGTATGGCCTGTTGAACGATCCAAACGGCTTTACATTCTATCAAGGCGAGTATCATTTATTCTATCAATGGTTTCCTTTGGGAACATTTCATGGCATGAAATATTGGTATCATACGAAATCGAAGGATTTGGCCCACTGGGACAATGTCGGCATTGGGATTGAGCCCGGCGATGCCCATGATTCTCATGGGGCGTATTCCGGAAGCGGGATCGTTAAGGACGGCAAACTGTATTTAATGTATACGGGCAATACGCGGGACGAGCAATGGAACAGGCATCCTTATCAGAACCTGGCGATCATGGACAGCAGCGGCATGATTACGAAGCTCGACCATCCTGTGATCGACTCGGTGCCCCCTGGCTACACGGATCACTTCAGGGATCCGAAGGTGTGGAGCAGCAACGGCGAATATTATTGCGTTCTGGGAGCACAGCGAACCAATGGCACCGGTTGTGCCGTAATGTACAGTTCTCAGGATTTGCATACCTGGAATTTCAAGGGCGAAATTTCTACAAAACTGACAGACTTCGGATACATGTGGGAGTGCCCGGATTATTTCGAACTGGATGGCCAGGGTGTATTGTTGTTTTCACCGCAAGGCATCGAACCGCACGGAGATTATTATCAGAACATATTCCAATCGGGTTATATTGTCGGTCAGCCGCTTGATCTGACAACAAGCAAGCTGGAGCATGGGGAATTCCAAGAGCTGGACAGGGGCTTTGACTTCTATGCGCAGCAAACGACGGCAGCAGCAGACGGGCGCAGAATCCTTGTAGGCTGGATGGGGCTTCCCGATGCCAATTATCCGACGGACAATCACGGGTGGGCCAATTGCCTGACTTTGCCGAGAGAATTGACGCTCCAAGGCGGCAAAATCCATCAGCGTCCGGTCAGGGAACTGGAGAAGCTGAGAAAACAAGGGGTCAAGGGTGAAGCCATTTTGCAGGATGAGACAAAGAGCTTTGCCGGATTCGAGGGAATGACTTATGAGCTGGTTTGTGAGTTTACCAATACGGATGCCGAGCAATTCGGCATTGAGTTTCGGGCAGGAGAGAACGAGAAGACAGTACTGTCGTATGATCGGAATTCGAAAAAGGTCATTTTGGACAGATCATTATCCGGCTACCCTGTTGCCGTGGAATACGGAAGCGTACGGCGCTGCCATCTGGATGCGGAGAACATTAAATTCCAGCTTTATGTAGATACCTCGTCCGTTGAGATCTTCGTCAATGATGGGGAAGAGGTGTTTACGAGCCGCATTTTCCCTAGTCGGGAAAGTACGCAAATCCGCTTTTTTGCACAAGGGGGAACGGCTGCTTGCCGAGCATCGCTATGGAAAATATAG
- a CDS encoding discoidin domain-containing protein, translating into MAVGSDFSVSAAGEPNLTLGKVITASGHNQTYEPGNVQDNNQGTYWESVNHAFPQWIQVDLTEITSIDQIVLKLPLNWEERTQTLAVQGSTDGMTFTDIVGSASYNFDPDSNNSVTISFAAADTRYVRLNITGNTGWAAGQLSEFEIYGAVGTTPTPTPSPTPTPTSPIGTNIAIGKPIAASSSTFTYVAANANDDDTNTYWEGGGNPSTLTLDFGANHNITSIVLKLNPDPIWSTRTQTIQVLGHNQDTAGFSNLVTAQAYTFNPSTGNSVTIPLTATVKRLQLNISSNTGAPAGQIAEFQVFGTPASNPDLTITDLSWSPSSPNEGSTISLNAVVKNIGNAGSAATTVNFYLNSERVGSAPVAALASGATATVSLNAGTKTAGNYSVSAKVDESNTIIEQDETNNSYTSASPLIVAQAASSDFVGTVSWSPGNPAAGNAVSFNVNLKNQGSIASASGSHGITVVLKNAAGAAIQTLNGSYNGALAPGASVNVAIPGTWTAANGNYTVVTTIAADANELEAKQANNTSTANLTVYAARGAVMPYSRYDTENATHGGGAVLKTAPTFDQSLTASEASGQRYVALPANGSYLEWTIKQGQGGAGVTMRFTMPDSADGMGLNGSLDVYVNGTKAKTVPLTSYYSWQYFSGDMPGDTPSSGRPLFRFDEVHWKLDTPLKPGDTIRIQKNNGDNLEYGVDFLEIEPVPAAIPSPANAVSVTDYGAVANDGKDDLDAFKAAVQAAVTSGKTLYIPEGTFHLGGMWEIGSVSKKINDITITGAGIWHTNLQFTNPNAAGGGISLRIQGQLDFSNVYLNSNLRSRYGQNAIYKGFMDNFGTNSKIHDVWVEHFECGFWVGDYAHTPAIYANGLVIENSRVRNNLADGINFAQGTSNSTVRNSSIRNNGDDGLAVWTSNVNGAPAGVNNTFSYNTIENNWRAAAIAFFGGSGHKADHNLIIDTVGGSGIRMNTVFPGYHFQNNTGIVFSDTTIINSGTSKDLYNGERGAIDLEASTDPIRNVTFNNIDILNTQRDAIQFGYGGGFENIVFNNITIDGTGLDGITTSRFSGPHQGAAIFSYTANGSARFNNLTTRNIAFPNLYYILNGFNLMIQ; encoded by the coding sequence ATGGCAGTGGGGTCTGATTTCTCTGTCTCAGCTGCGGGCGAGCCAAATTTGACACTGGGCAAAGTCATCACAGCAAGCGGGCATAACCAAACTTATGAACCGGGCAACGTACAGGACAACAATCAAGGGACGTACTGGGAAAGCGTTAACCATGCCTTTCCGCAATGGATTCAGGTCGATCTGACCGAAATTACGAGCATTGATCAAATTGTACTTAAGCTGCCGCTAAATTGGGAAGAGCGCACTCAAACACTAGCCGTGCAAGGCAGCACGGATGGAATGACCTTTACTGACATTGTCGGTTCTGCGAGTTATAACTTCGATCCTGATTCCAATAATTCGGTCACGATTAGCTTTGCAGCAGCGGACACCCGTTATGTTCGTCTGAATATTACCGGCAACACGGGCTGGGCGGCAGGGCAGCTGTCTGAATTCGAGATTTACGGTGCTGTCGGAACGACACCAACACCAACGCCAAGTCCGACACCAACACCAACGTCTCCAATAGGAACTAACATCGCCATCGGAAAGCCGATTGCTGCCTCCTCGAGCACGTTTACATACGTGGCCGCCAATGCAAATGACGACGACACAAATACGTATTGGGAAGGGGGCGGAAATCCAAGTACTTTGACACTGGATTTTGGTGCAAATCACAATATTACATCCATTGTACTGAAGCTGAACCCAGATCCGATATGGAGCACCCGAACGCAGACGATTCAGGTGCTTGGCCACAACCAGGATACGGCAGGCTTCAGCAACCTCGTAACCGCACAGGCCTACACCTTCAATCCCTCCACCGGCAACTCGGTGACAATTCCGCTGACGGCGACGGTCAAGCGCCTGCAGTTGAATATTTCCTCGAATACCGGAGCTCCGGCGGGGCAAATTGCCGAATTCCAGGTATTCGGAACACCTGCGTCAAATCCCGATTTGACGATTACCGATCTGAGCTGGTCACCGTCATCGCCGAACGAGGGCAGCACAATTTCGTTAAACGCAGTGGTGAAGAACATCGGAAATGCCGGTTCTGCTGCAACGACGGTGAATTTCTACCTGAACAGCGAGCGAGTTGGCTCCGCTCCGGTCGCAGCGCTTGCTTCCGGCGCTACAGCAACGGTATCGCTGAACGCCGGAACGAAAACCGCTGGTAACTATTCGGTTAGCGCGAAGGTCGATGAGAGCAACACGATTATTGAGCAAGATGAAACGAATAACAGCTATACGAGCGCTTCGCCACTGATTGTGGCTCAAGCAGCCAGCTCTGATTTCGTGGGGACTGTTTCCTGGTCGCCAGGGAATCCGGCAGCGGGTAATGCGGTTTCTTTTAACGTCAATCTTAAAAATCAAGGAAGTATCGCTTCAGCAAGCGGCTCTCACGGAATAACAGTGGTGCTCAAAAATGCCGCCGGGGCTGCCATCCAAACCCTGAATGGTTCGTATAATGGCGCTTTGGCTCCGGGAGCTTCTGTCAATGTCGCAATTCCGGGTACGTGGACAGCGGCAAACGGGAATTATACCGTAGTTACGACAATTGCCGCAGATGCTAACGAACTCGAAGCCAAACAGGCCAATAATACTAGTACAGCCAACCTGACGGTCTATGCTGCCCGTGGCGCAGTCATGCCATACAGCCGATATGATACGGAGAATGCCACTCACGGGGGCGGCGCTGTCCTGAAGACAGCACCGACTTTCGACCAATCTTTAACAGCATCGGAAGCATCTGGTCAGCGTTATGTGGCTCTTCCTGCAAATGGCTCGTATCTCGAATGGACGATTAAGCAGGGACAGGGCGGGGCAGGAGTGACGATGCGGTTTACAATGCCGGACTCTGCAGACGGCATGGGGCTGAACGGTTCGCTTGACGTGTACGTTAACGGCACCAAAGCGAAAACGGTGCCATTAACCTCCTATTATAGCTGGCAATATTTTTCCGGGGATATGCCTGGAGATACACCTAGCTCGGGACGGCCGCTATTCCGTTTTGACGAGGTTCACTGGAAGCTGGATACGCCGCTGAAGCCCGGGGATACGATCCGCATTCAGAAGAATAATGGCGACAACCTGGAATATGGGGTAGATTTCCTCGAAATCGAACCGGTTCCTGCGGCAATTCCCAGCCCGGCCAACGCGGTATCCGTCACGGATTACGGTGCCGTTGCCAATGACGGAAAGGATGACCTTGACGCCTTTAAAGCTGCTGTTCAAGCAGCGGTAACGTCAGGCAAAACCTTGTACATTCCCGAAGGGACGTTCCATCTGGGCGGCATGTGGGAAATCGGCTCTGTCAGCAAAAAAATCAATGATATCACAATCACGGGAGCCGGCATTTGGCATACGAACCTGCAATTCACGAATCCGAACGCGGCAGGGGGCGGCATTTCGCTACGAATTCAGGGACAGCTTGATTTCAGCAATGTATATCTGAATTCGAATCTGCGGTCGCGGTACGGGCAAAACGCCATCTACAAGGGTTTCATGGACAATTTCGGCACCAATTCCAAAATACATGATGTGTGGGTGGAACACTTTGAATGCGGCTTCTGGGTCGGGGACTATGCCCATACTCCCGCCATTTATGCCAATGGATTGGTCATTGAGAACAGCCGGGTCAGAAACAATCTGGCCGACGGCATCAATTTTGCCCAGGGTACCAGCAATTCGACCGTCCGTAACAGCAGCATTCGCAACAACGGGGATGACGGCCTTGCCGTCTGGACGAGTAACGTAAATGGAGCGCCTGCGGGAGTAAATAATACCTTCTCCTATAACACGATTGAAAATAACTGGCGTGCAGCCGCCATTGCCTTTTTCGGCGGAAGTGGGCATAAAGCTGATCATAACCTGATCATTGACACCGTCGGCGGCTCCGGGATCAGAATGAATACCGTGTTCCCCGGCTACCATTTTCAGAACAACACCGGGATTGTATTCTCGGACACCACTATTATTAACAGCGGTACAAGTAAAGATCTTTACAACGGGGAACGCGGAGCTATCGACCTCGAAGCTTCGACCGATCCCATCAGAAACGTTACGTTCAACAATATCGATATTCTCAATACACAGCGGGACGCGATCCAATTCGGATATGGGGGAGGATTCGAGAATATTGTCTTCAACAATATCACGATAGATGGCACAGGCCTTGATGGGATCACAACCTCACGCTTCTCCGGGCCGCATCAGGGCGCAGCTATTTTCTCCTATACAGCGAATGGCTCCGCCAGATTCAACAATCTCACCACGAGAAATATCGCATTTCCTAATTTGTACTACATCTTGAATGGCTTTAACCTGATGATCCAATAA